The nucleotide window TCGTCAGTCATTCATAACCGCAAGAAAATTCCGCGGAGCCGAGAACGTCGCCGCAAACTCGTTGCCGCATGCTAAGTCGAACCAAAAGTGGGTCTCAGTGTTTCGAGAGCTGAATATTTTCATGCCACGGATTTTGACCCTGCTTAAATGATCGACAAAAATCCGTTGCTATCATACGCCGGTTGAATTCGATATCGCGGTAATTCCACGTCTAACGATCGATTTGCAAGTACAATGAGCACGAATAAATTTAAACGCGGAATAAATTTGTCGAATTTAGAATCAAGGCGAGAATAAAATTCGTTTCTATCACGTACTGTACCGTTTTTCACTAAACAACTACGGTAGAAGTTTTTCTCTgctaaaatttcttttaaatctTCTTGTACAGAATCGGTTCTAATTCTATCGATATGAATTTCCTGCCATCACTTTCACCCcggaatattttattcgattgAATTTAGATAAAATTCATGACATATTTACAGAGTTCCTTCacgaaaatttcagggaatttaTTGACACCGTTTTCGATTCTTGCGTAGTGATttcttattaatatttatcttctcttttcattttattcatgtACCCACAGACGAAAAGAAAGCAAGCCTAAGGTCAGATTTGATTCTAAGAACTTTGTACAAGCGTAATTTAAACAACTCGAAGAGTTTCTACTCAGCAGATTGTCGTGTGAAGTAACGACGGAAAGAGAAGTAttaagtatatgtataaagaaTGATTCAGGCACGGTGATTTAAGCCTTGCATTTACTACTTTGAATCGTATGACGAAGTGCGATTGAACATTCTGAtgtatgatttaaaaataaacacatAGTAACAATTATACGAATACGATTGAGTCGTTGCAGCGATTAAAAAACTTCAATTTCAGTCGTacataaaacaaatttttgcattTAACATTTATTACCAATTATAATCatatacgaatgaaaaataaaaaccaacgTCTTATCTCGATCTATTCAtagtcgatgaaaaaaatatactttttaaaactaatgttaataatttataataattaaagatTAACCGTAACACGCGTCcatgaatttcttttccagTCTTTtctgtcagtcaatttttgATTCTCATTAAACAGAAAATGCGTACAAATTACAGTCTTAATTGCTTTGCTCGGATAAATTTCTACGGAATTTggattattgtaattttttttttttttttctaaattaagTCTCAGCGAATATCGGTGGAAATTTCAGTCTTGATTAAAACGAATTTTTGTCACTTCTCTTTCCTCCAAATTGCGTGATACTCGAGCCGATCAATAATCCTCATAATATCTGGGTCTCTGGCGTCTCCTGTAGGATTTATACGGTGCCCCATAATCCCCGGTCGAAGCGTACGGGGGTCTGTATCCTCGGTACAACGGAGTTTTCTGATAATACACTCTATTTTCCAAAACTCTGGTGCGGTCGTTCTGCTGTTGGCGATAGCGGAAAAGAGGCCTGAAGATAATATCCTCGGCCACGGCCATATCCCCGGAATCGCTCTGATAAAGAGAACTTTCGTCTCCGGAGACGGTGAAAATTGCTAAAATTTCCTTCGCCGTCTGGCTTCTAGcctgaaattttgaaataaacataaaaagagatgtaaaaatttgccgctagaaaaaagagaacatcttttcgaaaatattgttaaaattttacacatacgtgtataaacatttaacaaaaatatcaTGGTAATGAAAGACCCACAATCATTGATTTACAATCGGAAAAGCTTTATTATCATATTCGTATAATCAGTATCGatggattattattattaattgttttcttatttttaaagttttcttCACACGTATATCGTATACCTATAAAGTCGTTATACTCGTATACCATCACCATAAatatcgataataattatcCCTAAATTTCTACACGCAGTTAGTTAGCtatatgaaatgaaaagagaTGAATAACTTTACAGTATTACAGCTATAGGAGAAGACTGGTATTGTATTTGAATTGTAACCGTGTAAAAATACTCTACGAATTATATCGATTCCTCGATCAGTGTTTTACCTCGATATCAACCGGCTGATTCTCCGATTCCTCGGGCATAATTACAGCGACTGGAATCCTTGCTCCGTATTCCGgaatttcctttttctcccAGGCGGTTGTGTCGCTTTTTTTAATACCCGATTCCGTTGGCGCAGCCAGGGAAAGAGTAAGCACGGATTTTTCAGAAccgggtaaaattttttctctcacaaCCGCTACAACTGGGTCCGATATTTTATCCTCGACTATCTCCGGCAGGCTGATATTCTCCGGAAAAACTCCCTCGGGAAGTTTGATCGCGCTTTCTTCGATGCCCGAAATCTCCAACTTGTGAACTTCGGTCTTTGTCTGAGAAGAATCGGTCGATTCCTGCTGTAAATTTCGGTaattaagaattatttttgtatcagGGATTGGATTACTTTTACCGACAATTGTTAttgtcaattaattatttttttagaattttatatatgtttatttctcgtaaaaaatatttattatccGCATTGCTAATGAATTAGTTACAGAATGTAGTACAGAGATTTTTACAACATATCATATatgtttatgaaaaatttctttataaaaatttttctcgacttCGGTGTAAAAGAATTTGTTTACAGATTGTGAtaaattcaaggacatttgCCAATTCAACGTGTGTTTGAGCTTAGGTTAATTCTTTCGGTCACAGATTGATTTACAtttttaggtaaaaaaaaagaaatactcAAACTTTGACTTGATTGGGATTTTTTGTGCATtcataattgtttataattctTAGGAATGAAGATATgcaaaacaaaatttcgtGAATATGATTCGTTAGCggagaaatttgataataaacgTATACTAAAAACTCTTGGAATTCATTGGTTGACAAACGAAGAACTCAGAATGTCCAGtattaacaaaattcaatgCACAGGGGTAGTTTTCACCCTCGTTAGGGTTGCATATAGGTCTAAAATCGTACTgcttcaaaaataaatattcatataaatcTCATTCAAGAACACTGTCTGAAACAACGTTGATAATTCACCCCGTTTTCACCCCGTTTTAGGGGttgattttagttttattaaatttttgctaCCAGATTCGCATTCAGGGTCGAACAATACATAGAAAACGTACAATTTCACTTCCGTGGtagtaaaaattgaattccgtGAGTGAAAAGGTTAAATCTGGAAAACCACCTTTTCCGGTTCCGGGACGCTGCGACGAATTATCGGAGGATCAGGAAACTCCCGATCATCGACAGGAACTACTTGGACCACTCCAAGCTCCTCGACGTCCTTGTCCTCGgatttttcctccttctctgCTTTGAGAGTCGCGGCTTCCGTGATGTTCTTACGGATGTTCTCGAGGTCGGAAAGGGGGGCCATAAGTATCTGCTGTTTGTAAGACAAGACCTGCGGCAAACGGAAGGTGAAACCTTTATGTTCTCCGTTCGAAAAATGGTCCAGTTAGCCAGGATCATGCTCACCACGTCCGGTGTCCTGGCGGGCAGGATGACGGTGTCCTTCTTGACGACAAGGCCGGAAAGCGTTCCGTCACCGACGACCGATTGCACGGCGTCCTTCACGACGGGATCCTGGATGATAGCTGCGACCGTCTCATTCTTCGTCCTTGGAGTCTGCGGCAGGAGTCCTTCGACATCCTGCGGACTTATCGGCTGTCCGGAAACGTACAATGCCAAAAACGCGAAGACTGTCACCTGCAGGAGGATTTTTGCCTACGGGGATAATCGAGCAGAGatgatttatttgtttgtttcacCCTGCAGTGGGTTTTGATTAATCGGTGATCAATTACAGGATATTCGTTGGGTTCGTACGCGTCAGAAAATCACGAACGAAAATAACGGAATATGTATGAAATATCGAAGGTGCGATACCTCTAGCATAAGCCGGCAGACAATTGTTCGTAATTAAACCTAGAAAAATTTCCCTACGATATCGAAATTTATGCCCTGAGCACTTGCTTCGCTTATATTGAAATTGTGCGCATGAAACGTACCGTCGGTTCACTTTCTCCGAGGGAATATCCATCACTTGCGATTTCGAATACTTGACGAGAAATTCACTATTGCTTGTTATTGGGAAATATGTTGCCTCTGTTGATCAACGTTTCCGATTAGCTAAATACCCACTTACGTTTGTACTTCGGAACGACGAATCGCAAGGAAAGTCAGAACGAACAAGTCAAGCTGAAATTAATCCGACGCAGATAAAGTGCCCAAGTGTATAGCACCGGTTATTGACATTTTTAAGTTGTATCCGTTCGATCCTTGGTTATAAAATTAccaaacaataaattttcagtgTCTAAGCCTCTGGAAACTCGTTTCAGTAATCGGGAAGTTGACAATTTTCGCCGtcggtttataatttttgaaaataaaagggtcGACAATTAGGTCTAAACGCGTCAATAACTGCTACGCTTGCCATATCAAGTTTTCTCGCGGATATTATCGCTACGTAAAGATCAGAtaagttataatatataaaaccATATTATACGACTCACCATGTCGCGAGGTGATTTTGATTTATTAGCGCAGATGTCAATTCGGGGATTTTGGTGATGCGGTTAGCTCGGGAAGATCAAGATTGTATCTGGAGTGGCGGTAACGGATCGTTCTCGTTTTATATGAAGtgacgaaaaaattatcgaccACTTGCTAAACGAAATGTGTATTACCCTTGCAGCGGTACTTACGTATGGAACGTTGTcgttaccattattattaccTTCGACAACGAGACGTGACTGACTTACTCAGTGTCAGGGTCAGGACAAAAGTATTTTACTGAAAGGATTGCATTTTGTTATTGCATTGACGATGATCGCGAGACGAGTTCAGGAATGAAAAAACACAATTCCGAATTTGTTTCCATCTTAATTTTGTATCCGCCTTTGTAGGCTTTTTTTCTAGCTTGCCTTGTTCGATTTTCCAAATTCGTACCAAAATCGATTCAACACTGATTCTTAGAGTTTACAGAGAAGCTGAAGACCGCTGTATTTACCTCTCGGTTCTTTCTCTAACAAGTGCCCGAAGCGACTAATTTTTCGGCGATAAAGATCGTGACTGAAAAATTCACGTAGTTGAATAGAACTGTTTGCCAGGTTGCGGTTTGCGGATCTCATTATCGCCCTGACACCTTCATCCGCACTGTCGTCTCTACTGCAGTAAAAACTGCTAATTAGTAAGTTAAGACGGAAaacgagtaaataaataaattagtcTTAAATATTCTTGCAGCGTATCTTGAAAATGTGCAATTTTTTCTCCCATCTTATTCTCTTTTCAAACGACTAGTTCAACGTTTTTCATATCACAATTGCGTAATGAAAAAACTCAAAACGTGTATTTGAGATGAATAATGTGACATGAAAATCTGTGGAACTCGCGATCTCTTTGGGGAAAAATACCGTCCATGTTTATGGCGTCCGAATATCGGTCACTTAACATCAAATCAGTTCACAGTTTGTCGACACGTGCTCGCTATCGTTTAGCAGCTCGGATTTGTTTGCAAATCTTATACGGACAGGTAGCGGTGATATAAAAGGGATGACTGATGCCACAGGTGGCAGTAGAAAGAGAAGTCAAACTCCATAAAGAACTTACAGAATCTACCGGACGTTCTGAGAgcgtgaaaaaacaaatcaattcaatttaattaatacagcttaaaaaaaagaattttttttttgaaatgttcGAAACCATGAAGCTTATTTTCGTGCTCTTCTTCGTCGGAATTCTCGTTAAATTCTCCGAGGAGAAACCGGCAACTCCAGAATCCGCGACCGTAACCGATTCCACGCCGTTTCATCCCGCAGGAGAACCGGAAACCGATTCACCGAGCGAAAAAACAGCGAAAAATTCCTCGGACATTCACCACAAATTCTGGCCCCCCGTGGCAGAAGACATTCTTTTCGATCCGAGCTTAATTTTGACCCGATCCGTGAGGAACGTGGGAGATTCAACGGATTCAAAGCTCGTTCCGGAAAGAAACGAACACTTCGGAATGCCCGAGGATGCCGATAAAACCCTACGGAGGGTGGCTAGAAGCGCTGAACAGGATCTGGATGGCGCAGAG belongs to Neodiprion lecontei isolate iyNeoLeco1 chromosome 5, iyNeoLeco1.1, whole genome shotgun sequence and includes:
- the LOC107227465 gene encoding uncharacterized protein LOC107227465 isoform X2 → MAKILLQVTVFAFLALYVSGQPISPQDVEGLLPQTPRTKNETVAAIIQDPVVKDAVQSVVGDGTLSGLVVKKDTVILPARTPDVVLSYKQQILMAPLSDLENIRKNITEAATLKAEKEEKSEDKDVEELGVVQVVPVDDREFPDPPIIRRSVPEPEKESTDSSQTKTEVHKLEISGIEESAIKLPEGVFPENISLPEIVEDKISDPVVAVVREKILPGSEKSVLTLSLAAPTESGIKKSDTTAWEKKEIPEYGARIPVAVIMPEESENQPVDIEARSQTAKEILAIFTVSGDESSLYQSDSGDMAVAEDIIFRPLFRYRQQQNDRTRVLENRVYYQKTPLYRGYRPPYASTGDYGAPYKSYRRRQRPRYYEDY
- the LOC107227465 gene encoding uncharacterized protein LOC107227465 isoform X1 gives rise to the protein MAKILLQVTVFAFLALYVSGQPISPQDVEGLLPQTPRTKNETVAAIIQDPVVKDAVQSVVGDGTLSGLVVKKDTVILPARTPDVVLSYKQQILMAPLSDLENIRKNITEAATLKAEKEEKSEDKDVEELGVVQVVPVDDREFPDPPIIRRSVPEPEKQESTDSSQTKTEVHKLEISGIEESAIKLPEGVFPENISLPEIVEDKISDPVVAVVREKILPGSEKSVLTLSLAAPTESGIKKSDTTAWEKKEIPEYGARIPVAVIMPEESENQPVDIEARSQTAKEILAIFTVSGDESSLYQSDSGDMAVAEDIIFRPLFRYRQQQNDRTRVLENRVYYQKTPLYRGYRPPYASTGDYGAPYKSYRRRQRPRYYEDY
- the LOC107227465 gene encoding uncharacterized protein LOC107227465 isoform X3; amino-acid sequence: MAKILLQVTVFAFLALYVSGQPISPQDVEGLLPQTPRTKNETVAAIIQDPVVKDAVQSVVGDGTLSGLVVKKDTVILPARTPDVLSYKQQILMAPLSDLENIRKNITEAATLKAEKEEKSEDKDVEELGVVQVVPVDDREFPDPPIIRRSVPEPEKQESTDSSQTKTEVHKLEISGIEESAIKLPEGVFPENISLPEIVEDKISDPVVAVVREKILPGSEKSVLTLSLAAPTESGIKKSDTTAWEKKEIPEYGARIPVAVIMPEESENQPVDIEARSQTAKEILAIFTVSGDESSLYQSDSGDMAVAEDIIFRPLFRYRQQQNDRTRVLENRVYYQKTPLYRGYRPPYASTGDYGAPYKSYRRRQRPRYYEDY